A single Mercenaria mercenaria strain notata chromosome 9, MADL_Memer_1, whole genome shotgun sequence DNA region contains:
- the LOC123546234 gene encoding DNA nucleotidylexotransferase-like, with protein sequence MSTKTKIPLLVYILDAKIQKQRLKDMKNAAAKRKISVTDTFSTSVTHVVTEFKEYDQVLRKLNMADSSSLDDVNVVSVQWFADCMRAGTVVSVEQKHRLQRTSNSAQRNEEVDSTNQSAVLAEYGCQRATPLRHLNEKYTKALEVLEKFADLREGDHDYSRALAFRRASCVLKSLPFALSSIQQLHNITNIGDHSKRVVQEILEDGECLEVENILKDPWFHKMKLFTEIFGIGPSTAKQFIAKGWSSIEEVQKGHKSADWRVQWGLAFRDDLTTPVLRHEACFIYELVQKHLRKVLHGAIATVTGGFRRGKTSGHDVDILITHPTEDKIVGALPKLLHSLESADTVLCGRLERSTYTDDVLARNTKLSSRGQLDHFEKWIGVIKVPKKVRNSGGESEINTDILTPGLQPFGNQLNNGNTDNGTYRSHNENVDISKEVKKMGASSTEVIYSRNGASGNKEPNVLAVEDDDTLEEVKNEVVDSLEGSVDVSELKSGHIKGTGPSDKPPVELAAEERDWIARRVDLIMAPFSQYYYALVGWTGSKQFNRDARTYSERKLNMKLTSHGLYDYTLGKKVPAGSEKEVFDNLKLPYHEPWERNC encoded by the exons ATGTCAACAAAGACCAAAATACCACTTTTAGTGTATATTCTGGATGCTAAGATTCAGAAACAACGTCTGAAGGACATGAAAAATGCGGCAGCCAAGAGGAAAATATCAGTAACAGACACATTTAG TACAAGTGTTACGCATGTTGTAACAGAGTTTAAAGAATATGATCAAGTGTTGCGGAAGCTTAATATGGCAGATTCAAGCAGCCTAGATGATGTAAATGTTGTCTCAGTACAGTGGTTTGCAGACTGTATGAGAGCAGGCACAGTTGTCAGTGTGGAACAAAAACACAGGCTTCAGAGGACCAGTAACAGTGCACAGAGAAATGAAGAG gtTGATAGTACAAACCAGTCTGCAGTTTTGGCCGAGTATGGTTGTCAAAGAGCTACGCCCTTAAGGCACTTGAATGAGAAGTATACA AAAGCATTAGAAGTACTGGAGAAGTTTGCTGACCTACGAGAGGGAGACCATGATTATTCCAGGGCACTAGCTTTCAG GAGGGCATCATGTGTATTGAAGTCATTACCCTTTGCTTTGTCCAGTATACAGCAGTTACACAATATAACAAATATAGGAGACCACAGTAAAAGAGTTGTACAG GAAATCCTTGAAGACGGGGAATGTTTGGAAgttgaaaatattctgaaagatCCTTGGTTTCACAAAATGAAG CTGTTTACTGAAATATTTGGTATTGGACCTTCAACAGCCAAGCAGTTTATAGCCAAAGGTTGGAGCTCCATTGAAGAGGTACAGAAAGGGCATAAATCAGCTGATTGGAGAGTCCAGTGGG GTCTTGCTTTTCGTGATGATCTTACAACACCAGTATTGAGGCACGAAGCTTGCTTTATCTATGAGTTGGTGCAAAAACATCTTAGGAAAGTTTTGCATGGAGCTATTGCAACAGTCACTGGTGGATTCAGaag AGGTAAGACCAGTGGACATGATGTAGATATATTGATAACACACCCAACAGAAGACAAGATAGTTGGAGCACTGCCTAAGTTACTGCACAGTCTAGAATCTGCAGACACTGTTCTGTGTGGGCGGCTTGAACGTAGCACATATACTGATGATGTATTAGCTAGAAACACAAAACTTAGCTCAAGAGGGCAACTAgaccattttgaaaaatggattGGTGTTATAAAGGTTCCCAAAAAAGTAAGAAACAGTGGTGGTGAAAGTGAAATAAATACCGACATTCTTACGCCAGGCTTACAGCCATTTGGTAATCAGTTGAACAATGGAAATACTGATAATGGAACCTACAGATCACATAATGAAAATGTAGACATTAGTAAGGAAGTAAAAAAGATGGGGGCCAGTTCTACTGAAGTAATTTATTCAAGAAATGGTGCAAGTGGAAACAAAGAACCTAATGTTTTAGCAGTTGAAGATGATGATACTCTAGAAGAAGTTAAAAATGAGGTTGTGGACTCTCTAGAAGGAAGTGTTGATGTTTCTGAACTGAAATCAGGACATATTAAAGGCACTGGACCCAGTGATAAACCCCCAGTTGAACTTGCTGCTGAGGAGAGGGACTGGATTGCAAGGAGAGTGGACTTAATAATGGCTCCATTCAG TCAGTATTATTACGCATTGGTTGGTTGGACAGGAAGTAAGCAGTTCAACAGGGATGCCAGAACTTACTCTGAGAGGAAACTTAATATGAAGCTGACAAGTCATGGACTGTATGACTATACCCTG GGTAAGAAGGTTCCAGCAGGAAGTGAGAAGGAAGTTTTTGACAATTTAAAGCTACCATATCATGAACCTTGGGAGAGAAACTGTTGA
- the LOC123547244 gene encoding ornithine aminotransferase, mitochondrial-like, whose protein sequence is MLSRLYRPLVAASQRISQTAVRCTSSGVKPAKIGQKSEAIFEREDRYGAHNYAPLGVALNKGQGVFVWDVDGNKYFDFLSAYSAVNQGHCHPRIIKALVDQAHKLTLTSRAFYNNLLGEYEQYITNLFGYDKVLPMNTGVEGGETACKLARKWAYKVKGITKNHAKIIFAEGNFWGRTLAAVSSSTDPSAYEDYGPYMPGFEIVPYNDLEALELKLKDPNVCAFMVEPIQGEAGVVVPHEGYLKGVRDLCTKYNVLWIADEVQTGLARTGKRLAVDHENVKPDILILGKALSGGVLPVSAVLADDTVMMTIRPGEHGSTYGGNPLACTVAMESLKV, encoded by the exons ATGTTGAGCAGACTTTATAGACCACTGGTTGCAGCCTCACAGAGGATATCACAGACTGCAGTGAGGTGCACCTCCTCCGGTGTGAAACCCGCAAAGATCGGCCAGAAATCAGAGGCCATATTTGAAAGAGAAGACAGATATGGGGCTCACAATTACGCTCCACTTGGCGTGGCCTTAAATAAGGGACAAG GTGTGTTTGTATGGGACGTGGACGGTAACAAGTACTTTGACTTCCTCAGTGCTTATAGTGCAGTAAATCAAGGTCATTGTCATCCTAGGATCATTAAG GCTTTAGTAGACCAAGCCCACAAGCTGACCTTAACCTCGAGGGCTTTCTACAACAACTTGTTGGGAGAATATGAACAGTACATCACCAACCTATTTGGCTACGATAAAGTTCTCCCTATGAACACAG GTGTCGAAGGAGGTGAGACTGCATGCAAGTTAGCTCGGAAGTGGGCTTACAAGGTCAAGGGCATAACTAAGAACCACGCCAAGATCATCTTTGCAGAAGGGAACTTCTGGGGCCGTACCCTAGCTGCTGTGTCCTCCTCCACTGACCCCTCTGCTTACGAGGATTATGGGCCATATATGCCAGGATTTGAAATTGTCCCATACAATGATCTTGAAGCTTTAGAG CTGAAACTGAAAGACCCAAATGTCTGCGCATTTATGGTAGAACCCATCCAGGGAGAGGCAGGGGTTGTAGTCCCGCATGAGGGGTACCTGAAGGGGGTCAGAGACCTTTGCACGAAATACAATGTGCTATGGATTGCAGATGAGGTTCAGACTGGTCTTGCAAGAACTGGAAA GAGACTGGCTGTAGACCATGAGAATGTGAAGCCAGATATACTGATCCTTGGTAAAGCTCTTTCTGGTGGAGTACTACCT GTGTCTGCAGTTTTAGCGGATGATACTGTGATGATGACAATACGACCAGGAGAGCACGGGTCAACATACGGTGGAAATCCTCTTGCATGCACTGTAGCTATGGAATCTCTCAAGGTATGA